The genomic stretch CACAATTCTGGCCGCGCTGGATCAAAAAGATCGCGCGGCATGGTCGTGCTATCACCTGATCGGCGACGCGCTGCGTTCCGACGATCTGGCTGTCAGCCCGGCTACCAGCAGTGCCTTTCTGGCGGGGTTTTCGGCCCGCTTCGAAAACGAGGCGCATGTGCTCGCACCGGCTGCCATGCCGGCCGCACGCCGTCTGCTCGCCTTGCGCCGCCGAGTGATTCCCGCATTCGCCGTGGCGGCTGCGGCCGCGACGCTGACGTGGATCGTGATGCCGCAGCTGTCGGGCATCGACACGGGTGCGGGCGTGACGCAGGTCGCGTCGGTCGCGCCGCACGGGGACTCGGTGCAGCGCGTGGCAATGGCTTCGATGCCTGCCGCGACCACGGCCCAGGCGGAAGTATCAGACGGCAACATCATCCGCGACGCAAGCCTCGACCAATATCTGGAAGCGCATCAACAGTTCGGCCTGCAGCCTGTCGTATCGGGTTCGATGCCGTTGCTCCGCGCGGCTTCTCTGACCACGCAGGGCCACTAGTCTGATGCAGAGTCTGCGGTTGAAAAAAACGACCATCTGGGGGCGGCTGCCGGCAATCCTGTTCTGCGCAGCCGTGCTCTTGTCCGCTACGTCGCGCACCTTTGCGCAAACCGACGATTCTGCCGCCCGGCACAGCGCGGCGGAACTGCTTAACCGGATCCATCAGGCCGCGCAGCAGCAAAACTACGAAGGCGCGTTCGTCTATCAGCGCGGCAACTTCGTGCAGTCCTCGCGCATTTCCCACTACGCGACACATAACGACGGCGAGTTCGAATCGCTGGAAAGCCTGGACGGCAAGCCGCGCAAGTTGCTGCGTCATAACGACGAACTCTATACATTCGTGCCTGAGCGGCATCTGTGTGTTGTCGAGAAGCGGCAGAACAAGGACTCGTTCCCGGCGCTGCTGTCGGCGAGTGGCGAGCAGGTTTTGACCGTCTACGAACCGAAGATGCTCGGCACGGATCGCGTCGCAGGCGTCGACAGCGAAGTGATCGAGCTGGATCCGAAGGACGCGAACCGCTTTGCGTACAAATTGTGGGCCGACACGAAAACGGGCCTGCTGCTGCGCGCGCAGACGCTCGACCCGAGCGGCCAGGTGCTCGAACAGATGTCGTTCTCGCAGATTCGCATCGGCGTCCCCGTTGACAAGACGCCCATCGCGTCCGGCATCAAGAACACATCCGGCTGGACCGTCGTGCGTCCGCCCGTCGAGCCCGTCGACATGGAAGCGCAGGGCTGGCAGCTCACCTCGCCCGTTGCGGGTTTCCGCAAGATTCGCGAGCTGCGTCGGCCGATGGCGGCGCATGATCCGTCCAATCCGCCTATCCCGGTCGACCAGATGGTGTTCTCCGACGGCCTTGCAGCGATCTCGATCTTCATCGAGCCGGTCGAAAAAAGCACCCGTAAGGAAGGGGCGGGGAACAGCGGCGCAACCCACGTGCTGGTGAAGCGGCGCGGGGATTTCTGGATCACCTTGCTCGGGGAAGTGCCTCAGACCACGTTGCAGCAATTTGCGGCTGCCATAGAATACAAGCCTTCCAGGTAATCCTTCGGTTCCCCACGACATGACGATTCTCTCGGTGCGCAAATTCTTCGCGGCCGCAGTACTGGTGGCTTGCCTGCCGCTCGCGCCGCACACGGCGTCGGCGGCGCCTGCTGCCAATCTGCCCGATTTCACCGATCTGGTCGACAAGGTCGGGCCGGCCGTCGTCAACATTCGCACCACGGCGCGCGTCTCCAACAGCACGCGCGGGTTGCCGCCCGGCATGGACGACGGCGACATGTCTGAGTTCTTCCGGCGGTTCTTCGGCATTCCGATGCCTAACTCGCCGCAGTCGCCGGGCACGCCGAATTCGCCGCGGGGCGGTAACAACGGCAACAACGACCAGGATCAATCGCCCGACAACGGTCCCGATACCGAGCAGAACAGCGGCGTCGGCTCGGGTTTCATCCTGTCGCCGGACGGTTACGTGATGACTAACGCGCACGTGATCGACGACGCGGACACGATCTACGTGACGCTCACTGACAAACGCGAATTCAAGGCCAAGCTGATTGGCGTCGACGAGCGCACGGACGTGGCCGTCGTCAAGATCAATGCAGCGAACCTGCCGACGGTACCGATCGGCGATTCCAACAAGGTGCGCGTCGGCGAGTGGGTTGTCGCGATCGGCTCGCCGTTCGGGCTCGAGAACACGGTGACGGCGGGCATCGTCAGTGCGAAGGGGCGCGACACGGGCGACTATCTGCCGTTCATCCAGACGGATGTGGCCGTGAATCCAGGCAATTCGGGCGGCCCGCTGATCAACATGCAGGGCGAGGTGATTGGCATCAACTCGCAGATCTACAGCCGGACGGGCGGCTTCATGGGCATCTCGTTCGCGATTCCAATCGACGAAGCGATGCGCGTCGCCGATCAGCTGAAGGCGTCGGGCAAGGTCGTGCGCGGACGGATTGCCGTCGCGATCGGAGAGGTGACGAAAGACGTTGCGGATTCGCTCGGCTTGCCGAAGGCGCAGGGTGCGCTCGTCAGCAGCGTCGAGCCGGGCGGCCCGGCCGACAAGGCAGGCGTGCAACCTGGTGACATCATCCTCAAGTTCAACGGTCACAACGTGGACACGGCGACGGATCTGCCGCGCATGGTCGGCGATACGAAGCCGGGCACGAAGGCGACGATCACGCTGTGGCGCAAAGGCCAGACCCGCGAGGTGCCGGTGACCGTCGCCGAAATGCAGCCTGAGAAGGCCGCGAAGGCCGACCAGAAGAAGGCGCCGACGCCCAAGCCGCGTGCATCGAACGCGTTGGGCGTGGCGGTCAGCGATATCCCCGCCGAACAGATGAAGTCGCTGAAGCTGCATAACGGCGTGCAGGTCGATGCCGTCGACGGTCCGGCCGCGCGTGTGGGCTTGCAACGCGGGGACATCATCCTGCGCGTTGGCGACACGGATATCACGAGCGCGAAGCAGTTCGAAGAAGTCACCTCGCATCTCGACGCGTCGAAGATGGTCGCGCTGCTGGTCCGCCGCGGGGAAAACACGCAGTTCGTGCCCGTTCGTCCGCGCGCGTCGAAGTGACGAACGCGATCGGCCCGGGGGCATCGCTTACGCTCTACGGGCGTGCGTGGTGCCACCTGTGCGATGACATGCGTGCGGCGCTGGGGCCCTTCCTGACCGAGTTCGGCATGCAGCTTGAAGTGATCGACATCGATGCCGATCCTGCGCTCGAAGCACGTTACAACGACTGGGTGCCCGTGCTGGTTCTCGAGGGCGTCGAGCTGTGTCATTACCATCTCGACGAAACGCGTTTGCGCGCTGCGTTGACGGCTCATTCGGCAACGCCGCGACGATGACCGGCAAGCCGCGAACAGGTGTCCCGATAGCACGAATGGCTCCCGCTACCTGGAAGTCGCGCCCGGCGCCCCCCTTTTCGGCTAAAATAGATAAGTTTTTCACTTACTTACAAGGCGTGCTCCGCAATCGTCCGAGCGCGCCTTTTTCGCTTGATCGGCACTGAATGGATCATATTCGTAACTTTTCGATCATTGCGCACATCGACCACGGCAAGTCGACGCTCGCCGATCGCATCATCCAGATTTGCGGCGGTCTCTCGGACCGCGAGATGGAAGCACAAGTTCTCGACTCGATGGATCTCGAGCGCGAGCGCGGCATCACCATCAAGGCTCAGACGGCTGCACTGTCGTATCGCGCGCGCGATGGCAAGCTGTACAACCTGAACATGATCGACACGCCCGGGCACGTCGACTTCTCTTATGAAGTCAGCCGTTCGCTGTCCGCGTGTGAAGGCGCGCTGCTGGTCGTCGACGCGAGTCAGGGCGTCGAGGCGCAGACTGTCGCGAACTGCTACACGGCGATCGAACTAGGCGTCGAGGTCGTGCCCGTGCTCAACAAGATCGACCTGCCTGCAGCCAACCCGGAAAACGCGATCGCCGAAATCGAGGACGTAATCGGCATCGACGCAGCTGACGCGACGCCTTGCAGCGCGAAGACGGGCATGGGCGTCGAAGACGTGCTCGAAGCGCTGATCGCCAAGGTGCCGCCGCCCAAGGGCGACGCGGGCCAGCCGTTGCAGGCATTGATCATCGACTCGTGGTTCGACAACTACGTCGGCGTCGTGATGCTGGTGCGCATCGTCAACGGCACGCTGCGTCCCAAGGACCGCATTCGCTTGATGGCGACGGGCGCCGAGTATCCCGTCGAGCACGTCGGCGTGTTCACACCCAAGTCGAAGAATCTCGAGTCGCTGTCGGCGGGGCAGGTGGGCTTCATCATCGCGGGTATCAAGGAACTGACGGCTGCGAAGGTCGGCGATACCGTGACCACCGTGAAGAACGCGGCGCCGGAACCATTGCCCGGCTTCAAGGAAGTGAAGCCACAGGTGTTCGCTGGTCTCTATCCCGTCGAAGCGAACCAGTACGACGCCCTGCGCGAATCGCTGGAAAAGCTCAAGCTCAACGATGCATCTCTGATGTACGAGCCGGAAGTGTCCCAGGCACTCGGCTTCGGCTTCCGCTGCGGCTTCCTCGGGCTGTTGCATATGGAAATTGTCCAGGAACGTCTCGAACGCGAGTTCGATATGGACCTGATCACGACCGCGCCGACCGTGGTCTACGAGGTCGTTCAGCGCGACGGTACGACGATCATGGTCGAGAACCCGGCCAAGATGCCGGACCCGTCGAAGATCGAAGAAGTGCGCGAGCCGATCGTCACTGTGAATCTGTACATGCCGCAAGACTATGTCGGCTCGGTGATCACGCTGTGTACGCAAAAGCGTGGCGTGCAAATCAACATGCAATATCACGGCCGCCAGGTGCAGTTGACGTACGAGATCCCGATGGGCGAAATCGTGCTCGACTTCTTCGACCGTCTGAAGTCGGTGTCGCGCGGCTATGCGTCGATGGATTACGAGTTCAAGGAATATCGCGCGTCGGACGTGGTGAAGGTCGACATGCTGATCAACGGCGATAAGGTCGACGCGCTATCCGTCATCGTGCACCGTTCGCAGAGCCAGTATCGCGGCCGTGAAGTCGCGTCGAAGATGCGCGAAATCATTCCGCGACAGATGTACGACGTCGCGATCCAGGCCACCATCGGCGCACACATCATCGCGCGCGAGAACATCAAGGCACTGCGCAAGAACGTTCTTGCCAAGTGTTATGGCGGCGACATCACACGTAAGAAGAAGCTGCTGGAAAAACAGAAGGAAGGCAAGAAGCGGATGAAGCAAGTCGGCTCCGTCGAGATCCCGCAAGAGGCTTTCCTCGCGATTCTGCGCGTCGAAGACAAATAAGACTAAAGAACTGGAACCCTATGAATTTTGCGCTGATTCTTTTTGTGCTCGTGATTCTCACGGGCGTGGCATGGGTCGCGGACAAACTGGTTTTCCTGCCGAAACGGCGTCGGGCTGCTGACGCAGCCGTCGCCGAGTTCGACAATCAGCAGGCGCGTATCGGGGAGCGCTTCGCGGACGAAAACGCGCCCGCCACGCGCGCGCGTCTGCGTGAGGAGAAACTGCGCCAGCCGTGGTGGCTCGAATACACGGCGAGTTTTTTCCCGGTGATTCTCGTCGTGTTCGTTGTTCGTTCGTTCGTCGTCGAGCCGTTCAAGATTCCGTCCGGTTCGATGGTGCCGACGCTGCTGGTCGGCGACTTCATCCTTGTCAACAAGTACGACTACGGCATCCGTCTGCCCATCACAAATACGAAGATCACGGAAGGCCGCCCGCTGCAGCGTGGCGACGTCGTCGTGTTCCGCTACCCGAAGGACGAATCGGTCGACTACATCAAGCGCGTGATCGGTCTGCCGGGCGACATCGTCTCGTATCAAGACAAGCAGCTCACGATCAATGGCAAGCCGGTACCCGAAACGCCGCTGCCCGACTACTTCGACGAAGAGCGCATTGGCTACGCAAAGCAGTTTGAAGAAGACATCGACGGCCGAAAGAACCGCATTCTGAATAACCCCGCGGTGCCGCCTTTCATCGTCGGTGCGGAGGATTATCCGTATCGCGATAACTGCAAGTACGACGCGCATGGCGTGACGTGCAAGGTGCCACCGGGCAACTACTTCATGATGGGCGACAACCGCGACAACAGTGCGGACAGCCGCTATTGGGGCTTTGCACCCGACAAGAACATCGTCGGTCGGGCGTTCTTCATCTGGATGAACTTCAGCAACCTGAAGCGCATTGGCGGCTTCCAGTGATTGCCTTTTGCGCATCGACACAACGATGCACGCTGAACCCGCGCAACACGTCGTGCATTCCATGCGGCGTGTTATCACGCTACTTTAAGAACGCGCGGTAACATCGCTACAACACGCTTTTTCGGCGCCGGGGCCGCGTTTCCGCCCCGTGATGCGCCCGCGTTATACTCTGCACATGCCCCTATCTCCGTTGGAAAGCCGTTTGCGCTACGAATTTCGCAATGCGGAATTGTTGCGACAGGCTTTAACTCACCGCAGTCACAGTGCCACGCATAATGAGCGGCTGGAATTTCTCGGCGATTCCGTTCTGAACTGCGCGGTGGCCGCGCTTTTGTTCCAACGTTTCGGGAAGCTGGACGAGGGTGATCTGTCCCGCGTTCGCGCCAATCTCGTCAAACAGCAGTCGCTGTATGAGATTGCTCAGGCGCTGAATATCTCCGAGGGACTGCGGCTCGGCGAAGGCGAATTGCGCAGCGGCGGCTTCCGCCGTCCGTCCATTCTGGCCGATACCCTGGAAGCCATTCTGGGCGCAATCTTCCTCGACGGCGGTTTTGACGCGGCGCAAACGGTCATCAAGCGGCTCTACGTGCCGATTCTCGATCACATTGATCCGCGCACGCTCGGCAAGGACGCCAAAACGCTGCTGCAGGAATACCTGCAGGGTCACAAGATTCCCCTGCCGACCTACACCGTCGTCGCCACGCATGGTGCGGCACACAATCAGCAGTTCGAGGTGGAGTGCACGGTGCCCAAGCTGGACGTGAAAGTGTCCGGTTCAGGCGCTAGCCGTCGCGCGGCCGAGCAGGCTGCGGCGAAAAAGGCGCTCGACGAGGTGATGGCTGCGGCGCCTGCCGTAGTATCCAAGACCAAGCGCTCGAAGGGCGCTCGCGCGACCAGGCAGGAAGCCGAAATCGTGCCGGGCGTGACGGGCGTGCAGGCTGCGCTCGATCTGCGGGCGCCCGACAGCCGCAGGGCCGAACGCGCGTCACGGGCCGAGGCGAAACCGGTGGGGCCGGAGGTGCCGTCGGCTGCACAGGCGGCTGCCGGCGCGCCGCTCGCCGTCATCCGCGCAGCGCATGTGGAATATAGCCAGGACGTTGGGGGCGGCGACAAGGCCGATCGCGGCGAGAAGGGCGAGCGGCCGGCGCGGATCGCGGACCGCGCTGCAGCCGAGAAAGTCGCGCAGGAAAAGAGCGCGGACCGACCGGAAGCGGCGCTGAAGCCGGTCGAGCGTCAAACCGAGCGTCAGCAGGGCGCGGATAAGCCCGACGCGCAGTCGCGCGCAGCGGACAAAGCCCCCGACAAGGCGGTGGACAAACCTGCTGACAAGCCCGCCGAAAAACCCGACACCAACGCCCGCAGCGCAGACAAACCCGCGTCCCGCGCTCGCGAGGCCGCGCCCGGCACAAGCACGGGCGATCTCGAACCCGGCGTCGCCGGCGCGGTGCATACCCGCGTGGCCGATGCCGGTCATTGAACGCAATATCACGTGAATGCGCGCTCGATGATGCGCGCCCACCCGAACCTGCCGTAGTACGAATATGAACGCTTCCACTCCCACTGGTTTCCGCTGCGGCATGGTCGCGATCGTCGGCCGTCCGAACGTCGGCAAGTCGACGCTGATGAACGCGCTCGTCGGACAGAAAGTCAGCATCACGTCGCGCAAGGCGCAGACGACGCGCCATCGCATTACGGGTATCAATACGCTCGACGACGCGCAGTACATCTTCGTCGACACACCCGGCTTCCAGACCCGTCATAGCGGAGCGTTGAACCGCTCGCTCAATCGCGCGGTGACGTCGACGCTGACCTCCGTCGATGCCGTGTTGTTCGTGATCGAAGCCGGACGCTTCGGTCCCGACGACCAGAAAGTGCTCGACCTGATTCCCGCTTCTGCGCCGACGCTGCTCATCGCGAACAAACTCGACCGCGTGAGCGACAAGGATTCGTTGTTTCCGTTCATGCAGCAGATGAGTGCGGCGCGCGAGTTCAAGGAAATCGTGCCGCTATCGGCCAGGAATCCCGACGACATCAAGCGTCTGCTGACGACAGTCAAGCCGTATCTGCCGCAGGGCGATCCGATCTACGGCGAAGACGACCTGACCGATCGCAGCGAGCGTTTCCTTGCCGCCGAAATCCTGCGCGAAAAGGTGTTCCGCTGGACAGGCGACGAACTGCCGTACACCAGCACCGTGCTGATCGACAAGTTTGAGACGGAAGGGCGCCTGCGGCGCATTTTTGCAACGATTCTCGTCGAGCGCGATACGCACAAGGCGATGATCATCGGCCAGAAGGGCGCCAAGTTGAAGCAGATCAGCTCGGAAGCGCGCCTTGACATGGAAAAGCTGTTCGACGGCCCGGTGTATCTCGAGACGTTCATCAAGGTGAAGAGTGGCTGGGCGGACAATGAAGCCGGACTCCGTGCCTATGGTTACGAATGAGATTACGCATGATGACGCCTCGGGTACCCGCGCCGACGCGTGGATGACGCTGCCGGCCGAAGCCGATCCTGACGTCGACTCCGACGACGCCACGGGCGCGCGGGACGAACCGTTCGCGCCGCCGGCGCCAGCCAAACCGGCGCGTCCCGCGCGTTCCGTGAAGCGCGGCACGTCGCGCAAAAGCGGCGACGATTTTTCGGAGGATGGCGGCCATGCCGTAGCAACGCCGCGTAAAACATCGGCGCGCCGTTCGCCGTCTCGCGTGCCGCGCGCCGCTGCCTCCGAATTCCGCATCGGCGAACAGCCCGCCTTCGTCCTGCACAGCTATCCATACCGTGAAACGAGTCTGATCATCGACGTGCTGTCGCGCGATCACGGCCGCATCGCGCTTGTCGCGAAGGGCGCCAAGCGCCCGCATTCCGCACTGCGCGGCGTGTTGCAAACGTTCCAGCCGCTGTCGCTCAACTGGTCCGGCAAATCGGAAATGCGCACGCTGACGGGCGCCGAGTGGGTCGGCGGAATGCTGCCCCTGACGGGCGACGCGCTGCTGTGCGGCTTCTACGTGAACGAGCTACTCGTGAAGTTTCTCGCACGTGAAGATCCGCATCCACAACTGTTCCATCATTATGTCGTGACCCTGACGCGCCTTGCGCACGACGAACCGCCCGTGCAGGTGCTGCGTTCGTTTGAGCGCGTGCTGCTGCGCGAGAC from Paraburkholderia phymatum STM815 encodes the following:
- a CDS encoding sigma-E factor negative regulatory protein; translated protein: MGSVSVPMQTNAQASSHAELLSAFVDGELFDGEHPNTILAALDQKDRAAWSCYHLIGDALRSDDLAVSPATSSAFLAGFSARFENEAHVLAPAAMPAARRLLALRRRVIPAFAVAAAAATLTWIVMPQLSGIDTGAGVTQVASVAPHGDSVQRVAMASMPAATTAQAEVSDGNIIRDASLDQYLEAHQQFGLQPVVSGSMPLLRAASLTTQGH
- a CDS encoding MucB/RseB C-terminal domain-containing protein; the protein is MQSLRLKKTTIWGRLPAILFCAAVLLSATSRTFAQTDDSAARHSAAELLNRIHQAAQQQNYEGAFVYQRGNFVQSSRISHYATHNDGEFESLESLDGKPRKLLRHNDELYTFVPERHLCVVEKRQNKDSFPALLSASGEQVLTVYEPKMLGTDRVAGVDSEVIELDPKDANRFAYKLWADTKTGLLLRAQTLDPSGQVLEQMSFSQIRIGVPVDKTPIASGIKNTSGWTVVRPPVEPVDMEAQGWQLTSPVAGFRKIRELRRPMAAHDPSNPPIPVDQMVFSDGLAAISIFIEPVEKSTRKEGAGNSGATHVLVKRRGDFWITLLGEVPQTTLQQFAAAIEYKPSR
- a CDS encoding DegQ family serine endoprotease, whose amino-acid sequence is MTILSVRKFFAAAVLVACLPLAPHTASAAPAANLPDFTDLVDKVGPAVVNIRTTARVSNSTRGLPPGMDDGDMSEFFRRFFGIPMPNSPQSPGTPNSPRGGNNGNNDQDQSPDNGPDTEQNSGVGSGFILSPDGYVMTNAHVIDDADTIYVTLTDKREFKAKLIGVDERTDVAVVKINAANLPTVPIGDSNKVRVGEWVVAIGSPFGLENTVTAGIVSAKGRDTGDYLPFIQTDVAVNPGNSGGPLINMQGEVIGINSQIYSRTGGFMGISFAIPIDEAMRVADQLKASGKVVRGRIAVAIGEVTKDVADSLGLPKAQGALVSSVEPGGPADKAGVQPGDIILKFNGHNVDTATDLPRMVGDTKPGTKATITLWRKGQTREVPVTVAEMQPEKAAKADQKKAPTPKPRASNALGVAVSDIPAEQMKSLKLHNGVQVDAVDGPAARVGLQRGDIILRVGDTDITSAKQFEEVTSHLDASKMVALLVRRGENTQFVPVRPRASK
- a CDS encoding glutaredoxin family protein; amino-acid sequence: MTNAIGPGASLTLYGRAWCHLCDDMRAALGPFLTEFGMQLEVIDIDADPALEARYNDWVPVLVLEGVELCHYHLDETRLRAALTAHSATPRR
- the lepA gene encoding translation elongation factor 4, with amino-acid sequence MDHIRNFSIIAHIDHGKSTLADRIIQICGGLSDREMEAQVLDSMDLERERGITIKAQTAALSYRARDGKLYNLNMIDTPGHVDFSYEVSRSLSACEGALLVVDASQGVEAQTVANCYTAIELGVEVVPVLNKIDLPAANPENAIAEIEDVIGIDAADATPCSAKTGMGVEDVLEALIAKVPPPKGDAGQPLQALIIDSWFDNYVGVVMLVRIVNGTLRPKDRIRLMATGAEYPVEHVGVFTPKSKNLESLSAGQVGFIIAGIKELTAAKVGDTVTTVKNAAPEPLPGFKEVKPQVFAGLYPVEANQYDALRESLEKLKLNDASLMYEPEVSQALGFGFRCGFLGLLHMEIVQERLEREFDMDLITTAPTVVYEVVQRDGTTIMVENPAKMPDPSKIEEVREPIVTVNLYMPQDYVGSVITLCTQKRGVQINMQYHGRQVQLTYEIPMGEIVLDFFDRLKSVSRGYASMDYEFKEYRASDVVKVDMLINGDKVDALSVIVHRSQSQYRGREVASKMREIIPRQMYDVAIQATIGAHIIARENIKALRKNVLAKCYGGDITRKKKLLEKQKEGKKRMKQVGSVEIPQEAFLAILRVEDK
- the lepB gene encoding signal peptidase I encodes the protein MNFALILFVLVILTGVAWVADKLVFLPKRRRAADAAVAEFDNQQARIGERFADENAPATRARLREEKLRQPWWLEYTASFFPVILVVFVVRSFVVEPFKIPSGSMVPTLLVGDFILVNKYDYGIRLPITNTKITEGRPLQRGDVVVFRYPKDESVDYIKRVIGLPGDIVSYQDKQLTINGKPVPETPLPDYFDEERIGYAKQFEEDIDGRKNRILNNPAVPPFIVGAEDYPYRDNCKYDAHGVTCKVPPGNYFMMGDNRDNSADSRYWGFAPDKNIVGRAFFIWMNFSNLKRIGGFQ
- the rnc gene encoding ribonuclease III — encoded protein: MPLSPLESRLRYEFRNAELLRQALTHRSHSATHNERLEFLGDSVLNCAVAALLFQRFGKLDEGDLSRVRANLVKQQSLYEIAQALNISEGLRLGEGELRSGGFRRPSILADTLEAILGAIFLDGGFDAAQTVIKRLYVPILDHIDPRTLGKDAKTLLQEYLQGHKIPLPTYTVVATHGAAHNQQFEVECTVPKLDVKVSGSGASRRAAEQAAAKKALDEVMAAAPAVVSKTKRSKGARATRQEAEIVPGVTGVQAALDLRAPDSRRAERASRAEAKPVGPEVPSAAQAAAGAPLAVIRAAHVEYSQDVGGGDKADRGEKGERPARIADRAAAEKVAQEKSADRPEAALKPVERQTERQQGADKPDAQSRAADKAPDKAVDKPADKPAEKPDTNARSADKPASRAREAAPGTSTGDLEPGVAGAVHTRVADAGH
- the era gene encoding GTPase Era, which encodes MNASTPTGFRCGMVAIVGRPNVGKSTLMNALVGQKVSITSRKAQTTRHRITGINTLDDAQYIFVDTPGFQTRHSGALNRSLNRAVTSTLTSVDAVLFVIEAGRFGPDDQKVLDLIPASAPTLLIANKLDRVSDKDSLFPFMQQMSAAREFKEIVPLSARNPDDIKRLLTTVKPYLPQGDPIYGEDDLTDRSERFLAAEILREKVFRWTGDELPYTSTVLIDKFETEGRLRRIFATILVERDTHKAMIIGQKGAKLKQISSEARLDMEKLFDGPVYLETFIKVKSGWADNEAGLRAYGYE
- the recO gene encoding DNA repair protein RecO; its protein translation is MVTNEITHDDASGTRADAWMTLPAEADPDVDSDDATGARDEPFAPPAPAKPARPARSVKRGTSRKSGDDFSEDGGHAVATPRKTSARRSPSRVPRAAASEFRIGEQPAFVLHSYPYRETSLIIDVLSRDHGRIALVAKGAKRPHSALRGVLQTFQPLSLNWSGKSEMRTLTGAEWVGGMLPLTGDALLCGFYVNELLVKFLAREDPHPQLFHHYVVTLTRLAHDEPPVQVLRSFERVLLRETGYAMSLNRTVARKAVVPDGRYVFDPERGVREASDEYPSNWPVISGQTLLDMEQDDYHRAQTIAQSKTLMRFLLNIYLGGTPLATRQILIDLQNL